A region of Chloracidobacterium sp. DNA encodes the following proteins:
- a CDS encoding histidine phosphatase family protein, with protein MPQPTRLYLIRHGQSAGNAEGRFGGHGPTPLSDLGREQAEKTAKVLAKEGISVIYSSDLLRAMQTAEPLGKLLGLPVNPSEAFRERHVGVLEGLTFDESKQTFPKDYYALVNRTVHHVITGGESYRQLLRRLMAKFNEIVRSNPGEKIAIFSHTGAICFLTLNLLGAINRETKQTPWIVTSNCGINRFELRGPRNIRVLAINDTRHLHRPTGNDSFAAQ; from the coding sequence ATGCCACAACCCACACGTCTCTATCTCATACGCCACGGCCAATCTGCCGGAAATGCTGAGGGGCGTTTTGGTGGGCATGGGCCGACGCCGCTTTCTGATCTTGGGCGGGAACAAGCTGAAAAGACGGCGAAAGTGCTTGCAAAAGAGGGCATCAGCGTCATCTATTCGAGCGATCTGCTTCGGGCAATGCAGACTGCCGAACCGCTTGGAAAACTGCTCGGTCTGCCGGTCAACCCGTCTGAGGCCTTTCGCGAACGCCACGTCGGCGTGCTCGAAGGTTTAACATTTGACGAATCAAAACAAACCTTTCCAAAAGATTACTACGCACTTGTAAACCGCACAGTGCATCACGTCATCACCGGCGGAGAAAGTTATCGTCAGTTGCTTCGCAGGCTCATGGCAAAGTTTAATGAAATAGTGCGGTCAAATCCGGGCGAGAAAATCGCCATTTTTTCCCACACCGGAGCAATCTGTTTCCTTACTCTCAATCTACTTGGGGCGATAAACCGCGAGACGAAACAAACCCCTTGGATCGTCACTTCCAACTGCGGCATCAACCGCTTTGAGCTCCGTGGGCCGCGAAATATTCGCGTACTTGCGATCAACGACACTCGGCATCTGCATCGGCCCACTGGAAATGACTCCTTCGCCGCTCAATGA
- the prfA gene encoding peptide chain release factor 1, with translation MFEKLAQIEKSYDELTAQISQPEFMSDMSVYAKLMKQHRSLGEVVEKYREVRKMQEALKGAKDLLDATDDDEMREMATLEIMEIEEKLPDAEEELKVLLLPKDPNDEKNVILEVRAGTGGDEATLFAAEILRMYARYAERQGWKMDILEMSDTGVGGIKDATAVIEGDNVYSKMRFESGVHRVQRVPQTESSGRIHTSAITVAVLPEAEEVDIQIDQNDLRIDTFCSSGPGGQSVNTTYSAVRITHLPTNVVVSMQDEKSQIKNREKAMRVLRARLQELEEQKQHDELSAERKSMVGSGDRSEKIRTYNFKENRVSDHRIGMTVHQLDLVLDGQLDEFIDALRTHFQTEKLKAEAIAA, from the coding sequence ATGTTTGAGAAACTTGCACAAATTGAGAAAAGCTACGACGAGCTGACGGCGCAGATATCACAGCCTGAGTTTATGTCGGATATGTCGGTGTATGCGAAGTTGATGAAACAGCATCGCAGCCTTGGCGAGGTAGTCGAAAAATATCGCGAGGTCCGCAAGATGCAGGAGGCTCTAAAAGGTGCAAAAGACCTTCTTGATGCGACTGACGACGACGAAATGCGTGAGATGGCGACGCTTGAGATCATGGAGATCGAAGAAAAACTGCCCGATGCCGAGGAAGAACTGAAAGTTCTGCTTCTGCCAAAAGATCCGAACGACGAGAAGAACGTAATTCTAGAGGTTCGCGCCGGAACAGGCGGCGACGAAGCGACGCTTTTTGCTGCTGAAATCTTGCGTATGTATGCCCGTTACGCTGAGCGCCAAGGCTGGAAAATGGACATTCTCGAAATGTCCGACACCGGCGTTGGCGGCATAAAAGACGCGACCGCCGTGATCGAGGGCGACAACGTTTACTCGAAAATGCGTTTCGAATCGGGCGTTCACCGTGTCCAGCGCGTGCCGCAGACCGAATCGAGCGGGCGAATTCACACGTCGGCGATCACAGTTGCCGTTCTGCCCGAAGCCGAAGAAGTTGATATTCAAATCGATCAAAACGACCTGCGAATCGACACTTTTTGCTCTTCCGGTCCCGGCGGACAATCGGTAAATACAACATATTCTGCCGTTCGCATCACGCACTTGCCGACAAATGTGGTCGTTTCGATGCAGGACGAAAAATCGCAGATAAAGAACCGCGAAAAGGCCATGCGTGTGCTTCGAGCTCGTTTGCAGGAGCTTGAAGAACAAAAGCAGCACGATGAGCTTTCCGCCGAACGCAAATCGATGGTCGGTAGCGGCGACCGCTCGGAAAAGATACGAACCTACAATTTCAAAGAAAATCGCGTCTCGGACCACCGAATCGGCATGACCGTCCACCAACTCGACCTAGTACTCGACGGCCAGCTCGACGAATTTATAGACGCTCTACGAACCCATTTTCAAACCGAAAAACTAAAGGCTGAGGCAATTGCTGCTTAG
- a CDS encoding DUF1385 domain-containing protein: protein MNSRSTARKLRFLHTIFALERDLIVGGQAVMEGVMMRTPSAYAIACRKQDGTIVSTAEKLPKWSDKYKWLNTPVLRGGATLIQSMALGVKALNFSAKIYEEDLTAKEELEKAKAGEVQAVLADGTTDDNFLKAPVKVIMPEKDKQPSKAKAAGQSATAVGSIIFALGFNILLFIVAPLILTNLLFISLGWAGAPTLAAGAGWFDTVMAYVWRIKLDSLGTWVLFNLIDGIIRMVFFIIMIFSMSYLKDIRRVFEYHGAEHKTVFTWEKGLELTPDNATLQKRQHPRCGTSFLMVVMLVAIVLFSVINFEAMWMNLLVRIALMPLVAGLSYEVIRYAAKKESSAIFKFMTMPGLWLQNITTQEPDKEQLEVAIKALDESLKLEPVSA from the coding sequence ATGAATAGTAGATCGACAGCACGAAAACTTAGATTTCTCCATACAATATTTGCCCTCGAACGCGACCTGATCGTCGGCGGACAGGCCGTTATGGAAGGCGTAATGATGCGCACACCGTCGGCGTACGCGATCGCTTGCCGCAAACAGGACGGCACCATCGTCTCGACCGCCGAAAAGCTGCCGAAATGGAGCGATAAATATAAGTGGCTCAACACGCCCGTACTTCGCGGCGGAGCAACGCTCATCCAATCGATGGCGCTCGGGGTCAAGGCATTGAATTTTTCGGCAAAGATATACGAAGAAGATCTAACTGCAAAAGAAGAGCTTGAAAAAGCAAAGGCCGGAGAGGTTCAGGCTGTGCTTGCCGATGGCACGACGGACGACAATTTTCTTAAAGCACCGGTAAAGGTCATCATGCCGGAAAAGGATAAGCAGCCATCAAAAGCGAAGGCCGCAGGACAATCTGCAACTGCGGTCGGTTCAATAATCTTTGCACTTGGATTTAATATTCTGCTGTTTATCGTGGCTCCGCTGATTCTGACAAATCTCCTGTTCATAAGCCTCGGATGGGCCGGAGCACCGACGTTGGCAGCGGGTGCCGGTTGGTTTGACACTGTAATGGCATATGTCTGGCGGATCAAACTCGACTCGCTGGGCACGTGGGTATTATTCAACCTGATAGACGGCATTATTCGCATGGTGTTTTTCATTATTATGATATTTTCGATGTCGTATTTGAAAGACATCCGCCGCGTGTTCGAATATCACGGTGCCGAGCACAAGACTGTATTTACTTGGGAGAAAGGCCTCGAACTGACTCCCGACAACGCAACTCTTCAAAAACGCCAGCATCCACGGTGCGGCACTTCGTTCCTGATGGTCGTGATGCTTGTCGCTATAGTTCTTTTTTCGGTGATAAATTTCGAGGCGATGTGGATGAACCTTTTGGTCCGTATCGCTCTGATGCCGCTCGTCGCGGGACTTTCGTATGAGGTCATTCGCTACGCCGCTAAAAAAGAATCGAGCGCGATCTTTAAGTTCATGACGATGCCGGGCCTTTGGTTACAAAATATCACAACCCAGGAACCCGACAAAGAGCAGCTCGAAGTCGCGATCAAAGCACTGGACGAATCGCTCAAATTGGAGCCAGTTTCGGCCTAA
- the rpmE gene encoding 50S ribosomal protein L31, protein MKPEIHPNYNEISVICACGSTFKTRSTMGQDLNIEICSACHPFFTGKQKLVDTAGRVDRFNKRYARGAAVVEAAE, encoded by the coding sequence ATGAAACCAGAAATACATCCGAATTATAACGAAATATCAGTCATCTGTGCCTGCGGGAGCACGTTTAAGACGCGTTCCACTATGGGCCAGGACCTGAATATAGAAATTTGCTCTGCATGTCATCCGTTTTTCACCGGCAAGCAGAAATTAGTCGATACGGCCGGACGCGTTGACCGCTTTAACAAGCGTTATGCACGCGGAGCAGCCGTCGTTGAGGCCGCAGAATAA
- a CDS encoding type II toxin-antitoxin system VapC family toxin, with translation MGLAESSIFLDSCLAIYLVEENIAFATKLESALATRADSRICISPLTQLECLVVPLREHNQALIDKFENWFRMVDILPMTSEVFRKAAQLRADFTSLKTPDALHLATALHLNCDEFWTNDLRLDSAAPSLVKNVLTG, from the coding sequence ATGGGATTAGCGGAATCTTCGATCTTTCTGGATTCGTGTTTGGCGATCTATCTGGTTGAGGAAAACATTGCATTTGCTACCAAACTTGAAAGTGCGTTGGCAACAAGAGCGGACTCAAGGATTTGTATATCGCCGTTGACCCAGTTGGAATGTTTGGTAGTTCCCCTACGCGAGCACAATCAAGCCTTGATAGATAAGTTTGAAAATTGGTTTCGCATGGTGGATATTTTGCCGATGACTAGTGAGGTCTTTCGCAAAGCGGCTCAACTACGTGCGGATTTCACTTCTTTAAAAACTCCCGACGCTCTTCACCTGGCAACGGCTCTGCATCTCAACTGCGATGAATTCTGGACAAACGATCTCCGTTTGGACTCAGCCGCTCCGTCGCTCGTCAAAAATGTCTTGACTGGCTAG
- a CDS encoding VCBS repeat-containing protein, whose protein sequence is MFARCRQVIFIIVWIGTFCFSSSICIGKEGLNETVFTSGTSAVYTWHQTAIADWQLPSSWTPERTNPASDDILVFNASGLTTATNIPTQTIGQLTVSGNTTVNFQSSKVTVLTMIGANGLDLAVEQNSALNFNGSSAITLNLTIGATAVISGSMTFSSSGAVNHRLLALSEGSVTFGEGAVFTAEAGFAGNPFGTTNLNSVTFDSGSTYICISGSDPFGAPEPNSVVAFKEGSLFSLQGDIVPSFSGRSYANFEMNYSPGYIFVYGSSAWTVDNLTIKAGKLAPSLTGTPGHSIKGDITVMQGSRLEFQAPFPGVTINLNGPAHQTLSNFGVVAVIPGNTLAIDNPVGVTVTTGWIAWNLKLINGIVTIVNPEPMFQFRVPGTVTRVNGYIDGYLLRDVNLNEAFTFDVGTANGYSPITVDVTAGHDFPLGMAVKAVETAQPNMNDPTKALSRHWQVYGHPFIDSANITFSYLDPTDIPKTANESNFVIQRYRNGFTSPAGVIDTQANSYRLTGLNDFLPITDWTLAEPGAIGGTPTATATPTSTPTNTPAETATSTPTPTTTNTPLGRAAFDYDADGKTDNSVFRPSTGAWYLNQTQAGLYGTLFGFGSDRIVPADYDGDGKTDIAVYRPSTGIWYVFNSGSGTVEYHVFGLEEDLPTPADYDEDGKADISVFRPSTGTWYRQNSSDGSYTGIQFGASEDKPTVGDFDGDGKSDIAVFRPSTGAWYRINSGDGSIYGELFGFGTDVITPADYDGDGKTDLAAYRPTDGIWYLKYSSNSVYDYKVFGLANDIPAPGDFDGDGKADISVFRPSEGNWYRQNSSNGAFIAFQFGANGDKPTMTAFRY, encoded by the coding sequence ATGTTTGCAAGATGTAGACAGGTGATTTTTATCATTGTGTGGATTGGAACGTTTTGTTTTTCTTCTAGTATCTGTATCGGTAAAGAAGGTTTAAATGAGACTGTATTCACGAGCGGAACATCGGCAGTTTATACCTGGCATCAAACAGCAATTGCCGATTGGCAATTACCCTCAAGTTGGACGCCGGAACGAACAAATCCGGCGTCCGACGATATTCTAGTGTTCAATGCCAGTGGATTAACGACGGCGACAAACATTCCGACACAGACAATAGGTCAACTTACTGTTTCCGGCAATACTACTGTGAATTTTCAGTCTTCGAAGGTGACTGTTTTGACCATGATTGGCGCCAACGGTCTCGATTTGGCTGTTGAGCAAAACTCAGCTCTCAATTTCAACGGCTCAAGTGCGATTACCTTAAATCTCACTATCGGAGCTACAGCGGTTATTAGTGGTTCCATGACGTTTTCGTCATCAGGTGCGGTTAATCACAGGTTATTAGCCCTTAGCGAAGGCTCGGTGACGTTTGGCGAGGGGGCCGTCTTTACAGCGGAAGCAGGTTTTGCAGGCAATCCATTTGGAACTACTAATTTGAATTCTGTAACTTTTGACTCCGGTTCCACTTATATATGCATCTCAGGAAGTGATCCGTTTGGAGCTCCGGAGCCTAACTCAGTAGTTGCGTTTAAGGAAGGCAGTCTGTTTAGTCTTCAGGGAGATATTGTTCCTTCATTTTCTGGACGTTCCTATGCAAATTTTGAGATGAATTATTCTCCGGGCTACATTTTTGTGTACGGTTCCAGTGCCTGGACGGTGGACAACCTGACGATTAAGGCCGGAAAACTGGCCCCGAGTCTAACCGGAACACCCGGTCATTCGATCAAGGGAGATATCACGGTGATGCAGGGTTCCCGGTTGGAGTTTCAGGCTCCCTTTCCCGGAGTAACCATAAACCTGAATGGGCCCGCTCATCAAACCTTATCTAATTTTGGGGTCGTTGCTGTGATTCCGGGCAATACACTTGCTATCGACAATCCGGTTGGAGTGACAGTAACTACTGGGTGGATCGCTTGGAATTTAAAACTTATCAACGGTATTGTTACCATCGTCAATCCAGAGCCGATGTTTCAATTCCGTGTGCCAGGTACCGTAACTAGGGTAAATGGTTATATTGACGGCTACCTTTTGCGAGATGTTAATTTGAATGAGGCATTTACGTTCGACGTAGGAACCGCAAACGGCTATTCACCCATAACGGTAGACGTAACGGCCGGCCATGATTTTCCTTTGGGCATGGCGGTTAAGGCAGTTGAAACCGCTCAGCCGAATATGAATGATCCAACCAAGGCTCTTTCGAGGCATTGGCAAGTTTACGGACATCCCTTTATTGATTCTGCAAATATTACTTTTAGCTATCTTGATCCGACTGATATTCCTAAGACCGCAAACGAATCGAACTTTGTAATCCAAAGATACAGGAATGGTTTTACATCGCCCGCAGGAGTAATCGACACTCAGGCAAATTCTTACCGACTCACAGGTCTGAATGACTTTTTGCCCATCACAGACTGGACGCTTGCGGAACCAGGTGCGATTGGCGGAACGCCGACTGCGACGGCAACTCCGACAAGTACGCCAACGAATACGCCGGCGGAAACAGCGACGAGTACGCCAACGCCGACCACAACCAACACGCCGTTGGGGCGAGCGGCTTTTGATTACGACGCTGATGGTAAGACTGATAATTCGGTATTCAGGCCTTCGACGGGAGCGTGGTATCTGAATCAAACGCAAGCGGGGCTTTATGGGACTTTGTTTGGGTTTGGGTCGGATAGGATCGTTCCGGCGGATTATGATGGGGATGGGAAGACTGATATTGCTGTTTACAGGCCTTCGACGGGGATTTGGTATGTGTTCAACAGCGGCAGTGGAACGGTCGAGTATCATGTCTTTGGCCTTGAGGAAGACCTGCCGACGCCGGCGGATTACGATGAGGACGGCAAGGCGGATATTTCTGTGTTCCGGCCTTCGACGGGGACTTGGTATCGGCAGAATAGTTCGGATGGTTCTTACACTGGAATTCAGTTCGGAGCCTCCGAAGACAAACCGACAGTCGGAGACTTTGACGGTGATGGGAAATCGGACATTGCCGTGTTCAGGCCTTCGACCGGAGCTTGGTATCGGATAAACAGCGGCGACGGCTCGATCTACGGAGAGTTGTTCGGGTTTGGAACAGACGTTATCACTCCCGCAGACTACGACGGCGATGGCAAGACCGACCTCGCGGCCTATCGCCCGACTGACGGCATTTGGTATTTGAAATATAGCTCGAATTCAGTCTACGACTACAAGGTGTTTGGGCTGGCTAACGACATACCTGCACCGGGCGACTTTGACGGCGACGGTAAGGCTGACATCTCCGTCTTCCGACCTTCAGAAGGTAACTGGTATCGGCAGAACAGCTCGAACGGAGCGTTTATCGCATTCCAGTTCGGGGCCAATGGAGACAAGCCGACGATGACGGCTTTCAGATACTAA